Proteins from one Fragaria vesca subsp. vesca linkage group LG6, FraVesHawaii_1.0, whole genome shotgun sequence genomic window:
- the LOC101313822 gene encoding ethylene-responsive transcription factor RAP2-11-like, with translation MEFQFQQQKQISFPAGAQTHRASGIPISRKGNKLKGGKNRSNNINKFVGVRQRPSGRWVAEIKDTTQKIRMWLGTFETAEEAARAYDEAACLLRGNNTRTNFITHVSLDSPLASRIQNLLNTKKPGPNCKQQIQRTSSTTSSTASHPPTAKSTSSTSTSTSSTSKSCVSSEVSNQESSNHQFSDVYKPDLSNCHQHPFDQLSTSTTSSSSYQSNLSWGDGFSFAQQMFETPKDEAALSTELTSVDEGGDSDDLLEFERMKVERQISASLYAMNGVQEYMDTIHDANEALWDLQPFCAL, from the coding sequence ATGGAGTTTCAGTTCCAGCAGCAGAAACAGATTTCATTTCCAGCGGGGGCTCAAACACATAGAGCTTCAGGCATTCCAATAAGCAGGAAAGGCAATAAGTTGAAGGGAGGCAAAAATAGAAGCAACAACATTAACAAGTTTGTTGGGGTGAGACAAAGACCTTCAGGGAGATGGGTAGCTGAGATCAAAGACACAACACAAAAGATCAGGATGTGGCTTGGAACCTTTGAAACTGCTGAAGAGGCTGCTCGAGCTTACGATGAAGCTGCTTGCCTTCTTCGTGGCAACAACACTAGGACCAACTTCATCACTCATGTCTCTTTGGATTCCCCTCTTGCTTCTCGAATCCAAAATCTCCTCAACACCAAGAAGCCAGGACCCAATTGTAAACAACAAATCCAAAGGACTAGTAGTACTACTTCTAGTACTGCCTCTCATCCCCCAACAGCTAAAAGTACCAGCAGCACTAGTACTAGTACTAGTTCCACTAGCAAGAGTTGTGTTTCCAGTGAGGTATCGAATCAAGAGTCGTCAAATCATCAATTTTCTGATGTATACAAACCAGACTTAAGCAACTGCCATCAGCACCCTTTTGATCAGTTGAGTACTAGTACTACTTCTTCTTCCTCTTACCAATCCAATCTTTCTTGGGGTGATGGATTCTCATTTGCTCAACAAATGTTTGAGACACCAAAAGATGAAGCTGCTTTGTCGACCGAATTAACTTCAGTTGATGAAGGTGGTGATTCGGATGACTTGTTGGAATTCGAAAGGATGAAAGTCGAAAGACAGATATCAGCTTCATTGTATGCTATGAATGGTGTGCAAGAGTATATGGACACAATTCATGATGCAAATGAAGCTCTTTGGGATCTTCAACCATTCTGTGCTTTGTGA
- the LOC101309555 gene encoding uncharacterized protein LOC101309555: MAALGTMSANPRKVPWAQALVSASLEWLLIFMLVIDAIFSYVITKFAHYCGLQTPCLMCSRLDHVFGNEKPGYYRDLICGSHKSEISSLVLCRAHNKLVDVNGMCESCLFSFATINRSNAETYRLLVGKLGEAPNSKADHEIEDPMLGGQYVSFSGTAPCSCCSDSQSSQGYTHKLIHTKLFGSEAELEPLSGAIRQNHEELRKAQDKSSRPVRATHLRDSGVHPLSHVEYTELKGSSDTESEVHFSDGEEASAPIHEKGKGVEPLSVTQVLIDQVSKTIFSASDMKLDNMESYGNTSAHVRDSRLHALSHVGYTELKVTSDTESEVHFSDDDHAGSLTHDMDGPKEDSSAQAIEPRVNTPVLTDPISVARPSFLASQEHIDRMESQGSISVASAVANGDLHALSEPVLENASPSSKRSLDVTGTREIDQGCMAESGESHKGGVRPLKTSEAGLETNPVSSNSDQQMVNVLDLGDAYKIVVGSKGRQLSGVLAEQWIGKDSSRVTEDLKLLLSQLSANRGIEQSTNEIMSPKVSVNSGDSKTVGMQALQQRISLERNESGLSMDGSTVSEIEGESVLDRLKRQVEYDKKILASLYKELEEERSASAIASDQAMAMITRLQEEKAALHMEALQCVRMMEEQAEYDNEALSKIDDLLAEKEKEVQDLEAELEFYRIKYPNESMLECMGEITSDMQARDIVVDHSVSSSVAESYKNMDAGKSCTDSKVGGAGMLLSDEKTGSLKTSLKDFEVEKKQILQCLEKLKKTLSLFSSNVVQTDSSKGNSSENEGDEAGKLQSCEWGSQDKEEYDLSIQLEVPAPSGHSSPQGNPQLCQATDLASLGVLASNLNKRLKALEAVLEFLEQAINSLKYGEEGLKFIQEIASHLVELRKIGISKRSDFSLKT; encoded by the exons ATGGCTGCCTTGGGGACAATGTCTGCTAATCCGCGCAAAGTTCCATGGGCTCAGGCATTGGTGTCAGCTAGTCTGGAGTGGTTACTGATTTTTATGCTGGTTATTGATGCCATATTCTCATATGTCATTACAAAGTTTGCTCATTACTGTGGATTGCAAACACCATGCCTCATGTGCTCCAGACTTGATCATGTCTTCGGCAATGAAAAACCAGGTTATTATCGGGACTTGATCTGCGGCAGTCATAAGTCAGAAATTTCATCCTTAGTTCTTTGCCGTGCTCACAACAAGCTTGTAGATGTTAATGGAATGTGTGAAAGTTGCCTATTCTCCTTTGCAACCATTAATAGATCCAATGCTGAGACATACAGATTATTGGTGGGCAAATTGGGTGAAGCTCCTAATTCTAAGGCTGATCATGAAATTGAGGACCCAATGCTTGGGGGTCAATATGTTTCCTTTTCCGGCACAGCTCCTTGCTCTTGTTGCAGTGACTCGCAGAGTTCTCAGGGGTATACTCATAAGTTGATTCACACTAAATTGTTTGGGTCTGAGGCTGAACTTGAACCCCTATCTGGTGCTATTAGACAAAACCATGAAGAACTGAGGAAGGCACAAGATAAATCATCTAGGCCAGTGAGAGCAACTCATTTGAGAGATAGTGGGGTTCATCCTTTATCTCATGTTGAGTACACAGAGCTCAAGGGTTCTTCTGACACTGAATCAGAAGTTCATTTTTCTGACGGGGAGGAGGCAAGTGCTCCAATTCATGAAAAGGGAAAAGGTGTTGAACCTCTTAGTGTTACTCAAGTTCTGATAGATCAAGTGTCCAAGACTATATTTTCGGCATCGGACATGAAATTAGATAATATGGAGTCCTATGGTAATACATCTGCTCATGTGAGAGATAGTAGGCTGCATGCTTTATCTCATGTAGGATACACAGAGCTTAAGGTTACTTCTGATACTGAATCAGAAGTGCATTTCTCTGATGATGATCATGCAGGTTCTCTGACTCATGATATGGATGGTCCCAAGGAAGATTCCTCTGCTCAAGCCATTGAGCCTCGCGTTAATACTCCAGTACTGACAGATCCAATATCTGTGGCCAGGCCTTCATTTTTGGCATCACAGGAACACATAGATCGTATGGAGTCCCAAGGTAGTATATCTGTAGCATCTGCAGTTGCTAATGGTGATTTGCATGCATTATCTGAACCAGTTCTTGAGAATGCCTCTCCTTCATCAAAGAGAAGCT TAGATGTTACAGGAACTCGTGAAATTGATCAAGGATGCATGGCAGAATCTGGGGAATCACATAAGGGAGGAGTCAGGCCACTTAAAACATCTGAAGCAGGTTTAGAAACAAACCCAGTTTCAAGTAACAGTGATCAGCAAATGGTGAATGTTTTAGATCTCGGTGATGCTTATAAGATCGTTGTTGGTAGTAAAGGAAGACAATTGTCTGGTGTACTTGCGGAACAATGGATTGGAAAGGACTCTTCAAGAGTTACTGAAGATTTGAAGCTCCTATTGTCACAATTGTCTGCCAATCGTGGGATTGAGCAATCAACAAACGAAATTATGAGTCCAAAAGTGTCTGTAAATAGTGGTGATTCGAAAACTGTTGGGATGCAGGCACTTCAACAGAGGATCTCACTTGAAAGAAACGAGTCTGGGTTGTCTATGGATGGGAGCACTGTCAGTGAAATTGAGGGTGAGAGTGTGCTTGATCGGTTAAAACGACAGGTTGAGTATGACAAGAAAATTTTGGCTTCTTTGTATAAGGAGTTGGAGGAAGAAAGAAGTGCTTCTGCGATTGCTTCAGATCAAGCAATGGCCATGATTACAAGGCTGCAAGAGGAGAAGGCGGCACTTCATATGGAAGCACTCCAGTGCGTAAGAATGATGGAAGAGCAAGCTGAGTATGATAATGAAGCATTGAGTAAGATAGATGACCTTCTTGCTGAGAAGGAGAAGGAAGTACAAGATCTAGAAGCAGAGCTAGAATTTTACAGGATTAAGTACCCAAATGAATCAATGCTAGAGTGTATGGGAGAGATAACTTCTGATATGCAGGCAAGGGATATTGTGGTTGATCATTCCGTATCTAGCAGTGTTGCTGAGAGTTATAAAAATATGGATGCTGGAAAGTCTTGTACAGACAGTAAAGTTGGAGGAGCAGGGATGCTTCTTAGTGATGAAAAAACTGGTAGTTTGAAGACCTCACTGAAGGATTTTGAAGTCGAGAAGAAACAAATCTTGCAATGCTTAGAGAAGTTGAAGAAGACACTTTCTTTGTTCTCTAGTAATGTGGTACAGACAGATTCATCTAAAGGAAATTCTTCTGAAAACGAAGGAGATGAAGCTGGGAAGTTGCAGAGTTGTGAATGGGGCTCTCAAGATAAAGAAGAATATGATTTGTCCATTCAACTGGAAGTGCCTGCGCCGTCAGGACATAGTTCACCACAAGGGAATCCCCAACTCTGTCAAGCGACTGATTTAGCATCTCTAGGGGTTCTAGCTTCCAATCTGAATAAGAGATTGAAAGCACTCGAGGCAGTCCTAGAATTTCTTGAACAAGCAATTAATTCTCTCAAATATGGTGAAGAGGGACTTAAGTTCATTCAGGAGATAGCTTCTCACCTTGTGGAACTACGGAAGATTGGGATTAGTAAAAGATCAGACTTCAGCTTGAAAACGTAA